In Polaribacter sp. Hel_I_88, the following proteins share a genomic window:
- a CDS encoding helix-turn-helix transcriptional regulator, with the protein MKLYTEKEVFSQNQHFIFRLRNLYLNDNKKFNQFKDFITIPFYINDKTTFNYILFSDLFFSKGKEIDTLLTIGHNYLPEISDPTLLDLAKNKAKKFLLKDDKDAVCNYLQCISLNGKMTHFITNKCIIDENITINTSFFPDNMSSVSKMFANILPESKNSLVFWQRYQSLTKQEKIILKMIGNGVSNNDIGNQLFISKHTVSTHKKNIYRKLDINSLQELVKFSMVMDLL; encoded by the coding sequence ATGAAGTTATATACAGAAAAAGAAGTGTTCTCTCAAAATCAACATTTTATCTTCAGATTAAGAAACTTATATTTAAATGATAATAAAAAATTTAATCAATTTAAAGATTTTATAACCATTCCATTTTATATAAATGATAAAACAACTTTTAACTATATATTATTTAGCGATTTATTTTTTAGCAAAGGAAAAGAAATAGATACCCTTTTAACTATTGGGCATAATTATTTACCAGAAATTTCTGATCCTACTTTATTAGATTTGGCAAAAAATAAAGCTAAAAAATTTCTTTTAAAAGACGATAAAGATGCTGTTTGCAATTATTTACAATGTATTTCTTTAAACGGAAAAATGACACATTTTATAACTAATAAATGCATAATAGACGAAAATATAACTATAAACACCTCTTTTTTTCCAGATAACATGTCTAGTGTATCTAAAATGTTTGCAAATATTTTACCTGAATCTAAAAATAGTTTGGTGTTTTGGCAACGTTATCAAAGTTTAACCAAACAAGAAAAAATTATTTTAAAAATGATAGGCAATGGTGTTTCTAATAATGATATTGGTAACCAATTATTTATTTCTAAACATACAGTTTCTACGCATAAAAAAAATATTTACAGAAAATTAGACATCAATTCATTACAAGAATTGGTTAAGTTTTCTATGGTTATGGATTTATTATAA
- a CDS encoding alpha/beta fold hydrolase gives MKSINNLGQKPGIIICIHGNSSSSFVFKEFLHSEFIKQTKIAVDLPGHGSNLENYKNHTDFSISFFKEKLIAFINTIDDEILLVGNSLGGHLAIEIANEIKKLKGLVIFGTPPVMKPINFEEAFLPATALHTFLTENPTEEAITEASNVAVYNKDSTTAIIADFKKTNSLVRKMVAEDILGNNLADEYEIFTKLEVPKFIIAGQQDPSVNKDYLKKVTKKCKNNCELIFFDNCGHYPSLEKPDLFIRTMMDITSKVFLI, from the coding sequence ATGAAAAGTATCAATAACTTAGGTCAAAAACCTGGTATTATTATTTGTATCCACGGAAATTCCTCTTCAAGTTTTGTTTTTAAAGAATTCTTACATAGTGAATTTATAAAACAAACCAAAATAGCAGTAGATCTTCCAGGTCATGGAAGTAATCTTGAAAATTATAAAAATCATACAGATTTTTCGATATCTTTTTTTAAAGAAAAATTAATTGCTTTTATCAATACTATTGATGATGAGATTTTATTAGTTGGTAATTCTTTAGGTGGACATTTAGCCATAGAAATAGCGAATGAAATTAAAAAATTAAAAGGATTGGTCATTTTTGGGACGCCACCAGTTATGAAACCAATTAATTTCGAAGAAGCTTTTTTACCTGCAACAGCCTTACATACTTTTTTAACAGAAAACCCTACTGAAGAGGCTATAACTGAAGCTTCAAATGTTGCTGTGTATAATAAAGACAGCACAACTGCTATTATTGCTGATTTTAAAAAAACAAATTCTTTAGTTAGAAAAATGGTAGCTGAAGATATTTTAGGGAACAATTTAGCAGATGAGTATGAAATCTTTACAAAATTAGAAGTTCCTAAATTTATTATTGCTGGGCAGCAAGATCCATCTGTGAATAAAGACTACTTAAAAAAAGTAACCAAGAAGTGTAAAAATAACTGCGAACTTATATTTTTTGATAATTGTGGGCATTATCCGAGTTTAGAAAAACCTGATTTATTTATAAGAACCATGATGGATATAACTTCAAAAGTTTTTTTAATATGA
- the tsaE gene encoding tRNA (adenosine(37)-N6)-threonylcarbamoyltransferase complex ATPase subunit type 1 TsaE: MNKNYSLENLSEIASEIIASAENKTLLFFGEMGVGKTTLIKEICKKLGVIDGISSPTFSLVNEYQTKNNEKVFHFDFYRITDEEEALDMGIEEYFDNNDWCLIEWPKNIENLLPLDAVEIHLSILNDGKRNIQLK; encoded by the coding sequence ATGAATAAAAACTATTCTTTAGAGAACTTATCTGAAATTGCTTCAGAAATTATTGCATCCGCAGAAAATAAAACTTTATTGTTTTTTGGAGAAATGGGCGTTGGTAAAACTACGCTCATTAAAGAAATATGCAAAAAATTAGGGGTTATAGATGGCATCTCCTCTCCTACTTTTTCACTAGTGAATGAATATCAAACTAAAAATAATGAGAAAGTTTTTCATTTTGATTTTTACAGAATTACAGATGAAGAAGAAGCTTTAGACATGGGAATTGAAGAGTATTTTGATAATAATGATTGGTGTTTAATTGAATGGCCAAAAAACATCGAAAATTTACTACCTTTAGATGCTGTTGAAATTCATTTATCAATTTTAAATGATGGAAAACGCAACATTCAACTAAAATAA
- a CDS encoding alanine dehydrogenase gives MSQFSPFSKEELLPQAEMLEIKKRKGELFIGLPKETYIGEKRVCLTPDAVTALCTHGHRIVVETGAGDGANFTDKEYSEAGAKISYNTEEAFKCNIVLKVAPPTEEEIAYLNPQTILISSLQLKTQSKKYFDCLAKKKITAVAFDYIKDEHNSYPVVKSLSEIAGTASILIAGELMSGTNKGNGLLFGNIGGVPPTSVVIFGAGTVGEYAARTALGLGARVKVFDNSISKLRNLQHCLSAPIYTSTLQPKSISKALMRCDVAIGAIRGKNRSPVVVTETMIESMKEGAVIVDVSIDRGGCFESSNVTSHNAPTFVKHGVIHYCVPNIPARYSRTASVSISNIFTPYLLDIAEEGGFENAARFDKSLRNGMYFYHGILTNRTVAEWFDLPFRDINLLIL, from the coding sequence ATGAGTCAATTTTCTCCTTTTAGTAAAGAAGAATTACTACCACAAGCAGAAATGCTAGAAATTAAAAAGAGAAAAGGGGAATTATTTATTGGTTTGCCCAAAGAAACTTATATAGGAGAAAAACGTGTTTGCCTAACACCAGATGCAGTTACAGCTCTGTGTACTCATGGCCATAGAATCGTGGTAGAAACTGGTGCTGGAGATGGTGCAAATTTTACTGATAAAGAATATTCTGAGGCTGGTGCAAAAATTTCTTACAATACAGAAGAAGCTTTTAAATGCAATATTGTTTTAAAAGTAGCACCACCAACTGAAGAGGAAATTGCCTATTTAAATCCGCAAACTATTTTAATTTCATCTTTGCAATTAAAAACACAGTCTAAAAAATATTTCGACTGTTTAGCAAAAAAGAAAATTACAGCAGTTGCTTTCGATTATATAAAAGACGAACATAACTCCTACCCTGTCGTAAAATCTTTGAGTGAAATTGCAGGAACAGCATCCATATTAATTGCAGGCGAATTAATGAGTGGCACCAATAAAGGAAATGGATTATTGTTTGGTAATATTGGTGGAGTTCCACCAACAAGTGTTGTTATTTTTGGAGCAGGAACAGTAGGCGAATATGCTGCAAGAACTGCCTTAGGATTAGGAGCTAGAGTAAAAGTTTTCGATAATTCAATTTCAAAATTACGAAACCTACAACATTGCCTGTCTGCACCAATTTACACATCAACTTTACAACCTAAATCTATTTCGAAAGCGTTAATGAGATGTGATGTTGCTATTGGTGCTATTAGAGGCAAAAACAGATCGCCTGTTGTGGTTACAGAAACCATGATTGAATCTATGAAAGAAGGTGCAGTAATTGTAGATGTTAGTATTGATAGAGGTGGATGTTTTGAGAGCTCAAATGTTACTTCTCACAACGCACCAACCTTTGTAAAACATGGTGTAATTCATTATTGTGTGCCTAATATTCCTGCACGTTATTCAAGAACAGCTTCTGTTTCTATAAGTAATATTTTTACTCCTTATTTGCTAGATATTGCAGAAGAAGGTGGGTTTGAAAATGCAGCTCGTTTTGATAAAAGCTTAAGAAATGGCATGTATTTTTACCACGGAATTTTAACAAACAGAACAGTGGCAGAATGGTTCGATTTGCCTTTTAGAGACATAAATTTATTAATTTTATAA
- a CDS encoding pentapeptide repeat-containing protein, translating to MKYRIITITFLFLSITLFAQKTVEASDIMKAIKAGKSISYQNAKIVGTLDFTFMEEASEKLPKKKKSFWWGNGSSSNDVKNKIDVEVSFVNCTFKDDVLAYIPNDDSGYTFTADFEQLAIFKNCNFERKAMFKYSRFESGSDFSGSNFNDDTTFKFATFEKETSFENTKFTETATFKYTEFNRNVSFSNSVFEDEAIFKYTKFKDGVSFNSTNFEEDLDIKYMEVSGNFDISKMKVGFDIDSKYTTINGRSFNKYLLESRN from the coding sequence ATGAAATATAGAATTATTACCATAACTTTTCTTTTTTTATCGATTACGTTATTTGCTCAAAAAACAGTGGAAGCGTCTGATATTATGAAAGCTATCAAAGCAGGAAAATCAATTTCTTATCAAAATGCAAAAATAGTAGGAACTTTAGATTTTACTTTTATGGAAGAAGCTTCGGAAAAACTTCCTAAAAAGAAAAAAAGTTTTTGGTGGGGAAATGGAAGCTCTAGCAATGATGTAAAAAACAAAATTGATGTTGAGGTTTCTTTTGTAAACTGTACTTTTAAAGATGATGTTTTAGCCTACATTCCAAATGATGATTCTGGTTACACATTTACTGCTGATTTTGAGCAATTAGCGATTTTTAAAAATTGTAACTTTGAAAGAAAAGCAATGTTTAAATACTCTCGTTTTGAAAGTGGATCAGATTTTTCTGGCTCTAATTTTAATGATGATACTACTTTTAAATTTGCAACTTTTGAGAAAGAGACAAGTTTTGAAAACACAAAATTTACAGAAACTGCTACATTTAAATATACCGAATTTAATAGAAATGTAAGTTTTTCGAATTCAGTTTTTGAAGATGAAGCCATTTTTAAATACACAAAATTTAAAGACGGAGTTTCTTTTAACAGTACAAATTTTGAAGAAGATTTAGATATTAAATATATGGAAGTTTCTGGTAATTTTGATATTAGCAAAATGAAAGTTGGTTTTGATATCGATTCTAAATACACAACTATTAACGGAAGAAGTTTTAATAAATACCTTTTAGAGAGTAGAAATTAA
- a CDS encoding long-chain fatty acid--CoA ligase, giving the protein MPTEIKRLFDFPYYQLETYNLKKALSTKYDGKWESISTQEYIDQSNQLSRSLLKLGVQPNDKIAIISTNNRTEWNICDIGVLQTGAQTVPIYPTISKEDYEYVINHSEAVYCFVSDVDVLDKLNQIKGNTKLKEVFTFNDIKGEKSFKELLESGKDTSNQNEVEARKKAIKPEDLATLIYTSGTTGKPKGVMLSHNNIVSNVLASQKNVPLEFGKDKALSFLPVCHIFERMILYLYQYCGTEIYFAESIEKLTENAQEVKPDVMTAVPRLYEKIYDKIILKGEDLSGIKKKLFFWAVNLGLEYKPYGANGWWYEKQLGLARKLIFSKWQAALGGNLKLMVSGSAALQPRLTRIFAAAGMPIMEGYGLTETSPVTSVNFMNVDGVKGFRVGTVGKVIDGVEVKIAESGEILIKGPNVMQGYYKDPVKTAEVLKDGYFHSGDKGELDKDGFLKITGRTKEMFKTSGGKYVIPPLLEGELKQSLFIEQVMVVGENEKMPAAIIQPNFEYLKDWAKDNNISFTTNKDLITNEKVIAKIQEAVDNCNCQFGKWEQIKRFELTSDEWSIEGGHLTPTMKMKRAVIVKIYNDLYEKIYRP; this is encoded by the coding sequence ATGCCAACAGAAATCAAGAGGTTATTCGATTTTCCTTATTATCAATTAGAGACTTACAATCTAAAAAAAGCATTATCCACTAAGTATGATGGAAAATGGGAATCTATTTCTACTCAAGAATATATAGATCAATCCAATCAATTAAGCAGAAGTTTATTAAAATTAGGGGTACAACCCAATGATAAAATAGCTATTATTTCTACAAATAATAGAACAGAATGGAATATTTGTGATATTGGCGTTTTACAAACTGGCGCCCAAACTGTACCTATTTATCCAACAATTTCTAAGGAAGATTACGAGTATGTAATCAATCACTCTGAAGCAGTGTATTGTTTTGTTTCTGATGTTGATGTTTTAGATAAATTAAATCAAATTAAAGGAAATACAAAGCTTAAAGAAGTCTTTACTTTTAATGATATAAAAGGAGAAAAAAGTTTTAAAGAACTTTTAGAATCTGGTAAAGATACTAGCAATCAAAACGAAGTTGAAGCTAGAAAAAAAGCCATAAAACCAGAAGATTTGGCAACTTTAATTTATACATCTGGAACCACAGGAAAACCAAAAGGAGTTATGTTATCTCACAACAACATCGTTTCTAATGTTTTAGCAAGTCAAAAAAATGTTCCATTAGAGTTTGGGAAAGACAAAGCTTTAAGCTTTTTACCTGTATGTCATATTTTTGAACGTATGATTTTGTATCTATATCAATATTGTGGTACAGAGATTTATTTTGCAGAATCTATTGAGAAACTTACAGAAAACGCACAAGAAGTAAAGCCAGATGTAATGACAGCTGTGCCAAGATTGTATGAAAAAATTTACGACAAAATTATCTTAAAAGGTGAAGATTTATCTGGTATAAAAAAGAAACTATTCTTTTGGGCTGTAAATTTAGGTTTAGAATACAAACCTTATGGTGCAAATGGTTGGTGGTATGAAAAACAATTGGGTTTAGCTCGTAAACTTATATTTTCTAAATGGCAAGCAGCTTTAGGGGGTAATTTAAAATTAATGGTTTCTGGTAGTGCAGCTTTACAACCACGTTTAACAAGAATTTTTGCAGCTGCAGGAATGCCAATTATGGAAGGTTATGGTTTAACAGAAACATCTCCTGTAACTTCTGTAAATTTTATGAATGTAGATGGAGTTAAAGGATTTAGAGTTGGTACAGTTGGTAAAGTTATTGATGGTGTAGAAGTAAAAATAGCAGAATCTGGTGAAATTTTAATAAAAGGACCTAATGTAATGCAAGGCTATTATAAAGATCCTGTAAAAACAGCGGAAGTTCTTAAAGATGGTTATTTTCATTCTGGAGATAAAGGTGAACTTGATAAAGATGGTTTCTTAAAAATTACAGGTAGAACCAAAGAAATGTTTAAAACTTCTGGAGGTAAATATGTGATTCCTCCATTATTAGAAGGAGAGCTAAAACAATCTTTATTTATAGAACAAGTAATGGTTGTAGGTGAAAATGAAAAAATGCCAGCAGCAATTATTCAACCTAATTTTGAATATTTAAAAGATTGGGCAAAAGACAATAATATTTCTTTTACTACGAATAAAGATTTAATTACAAACGAAAAAGTAATAGCAAAAATTCAGGAAGCAGTTGATAATTGTAATTGCCAATTTGGAAAATGGGAGCAAATTAAGCGCTTTGAATTAACGTCAGATGAATGGTCTATTGAAGGTGGTCATTTAACACCAACAATGAAAATGAAAAGAGCAGTAATCGTAAAAATTTATAACGATTTATATGAAAAAATATACAGACCATAA
- a CDS encoding thioredoxin family protein, whose protein sequence is MKTIKSILLLAVLAFATAAFTLKPAAGYAVGDTIKDFKLKNVDGDFLSLSDYDDAKGFVIIFTCNTCPYSVANEDRIIALNDKYENYGYPVIAINPNNPVTMPEDSLEKMKIRSEEKGFNFPYLLDEGQKVYPRFGATKTPHVYIVTKNDMKVQYIGAIDNSSRDADAVTEKYVENALDALLTGKKIEKTTTVAIGCSIKV, encoded by the coding sequence ATGAAAACAATTAAATCGATATTATTACTTGCGGTGCTTGCGTTTGCAACAGCAGCTTTTACGTTAAAACCTGCAGCAGGTTATGCTGTTGGAGATACCATAAAAGACTTTAAATTAAAAAATGTAGATGGTGATTTTTTATCATTATCAGATTATGATGATGCCAAGGGTTTTGTCATCATATTTACTTGTAATACGTGTCCATATTCAGTTGCCAATGAAGATAGAATAATCGCTTTAAATGACAAATATGAAAATTATGGCTATCCTGTAATTGCTATCAATCCAAACAATCCTGTTACGATGCCAGAAGATAGTCTTGAGAAAATGAAAATAAGATCTGAAGAAAAAGGTTTTAATTTTCCTTATTTGTTAGATGAAGGGCAAAAAGTATATCCAAGATTTGGAGCCACAAAAACGCCACATGTTTACATCGTTACAAAAAACGATATGAAAGTTCAATATATTGGAGCCATTGATAACAGTTCAAGAGACGCAGATGCTGTAACAGAAAAATATGTAGAAAATGCTTTAGATGCTTTATTGACTGGTAAAAAGATAGAGAAAACAACAACTGTTGCTATTGGTTGTTCAATTAAAGTGTAA
- a CDS encoding TlpA disulfide reductase family protein: MKKALFIFSILLIISSCKKEGSKTNVVNTTDNNWQKITTVKTVNYKELKPYLEKNDDTTYIVNFWATWCAPCVKELPYFENIKQDYVSKNVEVLLVSLDFPKQVEKKLIPFINKKQLQSEVVLLNDIDENVWIKAIDSTWSGALPATLIYNKNTRKFYEQSFDYTMLETELKTFLKP, translated from the coding sequence ATGAAAAAAGCACTATTTATATTTTCAATTTTACTGATAATTTCTTCTTGCAAAAAAGAGGGTTCTAAAACGAATGTTGTTAATACTACTGATAATAATTGGCAAAAAATAACAACCGTAAAAACAGTAAATTATAAGGAGTTAAAACCTTATTTAGAAAAAAATGATGATACAACTTACATTGTAAATTTTTGGGCAACTTGGTGTGCACCCTGTGTAAAAGAATTACCGTATTTTGAGAATATAAAACAAGACTATGTTTCTAAAAATGTGGAGGTTTTATTAGTAAGTTTAGATTTCCCAAAACAAGTTGAAAAAAAACTAATTCCTTTTATCAATAAAAAACAATTGCAATCTGAGGTTGTTTTATTAAATGATATTGATGAAAATGTTTGGATAAAAGCCATCGATTCAACTTGGTCTGGAGCTTTGCCAGCAACATTAATTTATAATAAAAATACTAGAAAATTTTACGAACAATCTTTTGATTATACAATGTTAGAAACTGAATTAAAAACTTTTTTAAAACCATAA
- a CDS encoding S1/P1 nuclease, translated as MKIKLLLLIPFLMMTTSSTDEAYFWGQNGHRVTGKIAEKHLTRRTKKCIDKLLKGQSLAFVSTYADEIKSDRKYRDYNVWHYVNMDLDQTYEEAEKNPQGDLVQGIEKCKTVLKDENSSEEDKVFHLKMLVHLVGDLHQPMHIGRREDKGGNDVQVQWFGNGSNLHRVWDTNMIEDWNMSYIELAENADDLSKKQIEFIKEGSVVDWVNEVHEVTKEVYKSVKVGENLRYNYSYDHFGTVRTQLQKGGIRLAKVLNDIYD; from the coding sequence ATGAAAATCAAACTTTTATTATTAATACCATTTTTAATGATGACGACTTCCTCAACTGATGAAGCTTATTTCTGGGGACAAAATGGGCATAGAGTTACTGGAAAAATTGCTGAAAAGCATTTGACAAGAAGAACAAAAAAATGTATTGATAAACTCTTAAAAGGACAAAGTTTAGCCTTTGTTTCTACTTATGCAGACGAAATTAAATCTGATAGAAAATATAGAGATTATAACGTTTGGCATTATGTAAATATGGATTTGGACCAAACATATGAGGAAGCAGAAAAAAATCCTCAAGGAGATTTAGTGCAAGGAATCGAAAAATGTAAAACAGTTTTAAAAGATGAAAACAGTAGTGAAGAAGATAAGGTTTTTCATTTAAAAATGTTAGTACATTTAGTTGGCGATTTACACCAGCCAATGCATATTGGAAGAAGAGAAGATAAAGGTGGTAATGATGTGCAAGTACAATGGTTTGGAAACGGATCTAATTTACACCGAGTTTGGGACACCAACATGATTGAAGATTGGAATATGAGTTATATTGAATTAGCCGAAAACGCAGATGATTTATCAAAAAAACAAATAGAATTTATTAAAGAAGGTTCTGTTGTTGATTGGGTAAATGAGGTACATGAAGTTACCAAAGAAGTTTACAAATCTGTAAAAGTAGGAGAGAATTTACGTTATAATTATTCTTACGATCATTTTGGAACTGTAAGAACGCAATTACAAAAAGGCGGAATCCGTTTAGCTAAAGTTTTGAATGATATTTACGACTAA
- a CDS encoding SPFH domain-containing protein — MKAEKIIKLANGYLMLFVVLILFFGGIIMTIVQQTPVYFPLIIIGFIGFFGFILVNPNTSKVILLFGKYVGTIKENGLYWANPLYRKKTISLRASNFDSERLKVNDKLGNPVMISTILVWRVTNTYKAAFDVDNYENFVRVQTDAAVRKLASMYPYDNFADEGHDEDITLRSSVNEVSEALEKEIDERLTIAGIEVLEARIGYLAYANEIASAMLKRQQATAIVAARHKIVQGAVEMVEMALNELNRKQIVELDDERKAAMVSNLLVILCGDKEASPVVNAGTLSH, encoded by the coding sequence ATGAAAGCTGAAAAAATTATCAAACTTGCCAACGGTTACCTAATGTTGTTTGTCGTTTTAATCCTATTTTTTGGAGGAATTATCATGACTATAGTGCAACAAACACCCGTTTATTTTCCTCTAATAATTATAGGTTTTATTGGTTTTTTTGGATTTATTCTGGTGAATCCAAATACATCTAAAGTTATTTTATTATTCGGAAAATACGTGGGAACTATCAAAGAAAATGGCTTGTATTGGGCAAATCCTTTGTATAGAAAAAAAACAATTTCTTTAAGAGCTAGCAATTTTGATAGTGAGCGATTAAAGGTAAATGACAAATTAGGAAACCCTGTAATGATTTCTACCATTTTAGTTTGGCGTGTTACCAATACGTATAAAGCAGCTTTTGATGTTGATAATTACGAAAATTTTGTACGTGTGCAAACAGATGCTGCTGTTAGAAAATTAGCAAGTATGTATCCTTATGATAATTTTGCGGATGAAGGTCATGATGAAGATATCACCTTAAGATCTAGTGTAAACGAAGTTTCTGAAGCTTTAGAAAAAGAAATTGACGAGCGTTTAACCATTGCAGGAATCGAAGTTTTAGAAGCTAGAATTGGGTATTTAGCCTATGCCAATGAAATTGCTTCTGCCATGTTAAAAAGACAACAAGCAACAGCTATTGTTGCTGCAAGACATAAAATTGTGCAAGGTGCTGTTGAAATGGTAGAAATGGCTTTAAATGAATTAAACAGGAAACAAATTGTGGAATTAGATGATGAACGAAAAGCAGCAATGGTTAGTAATTTATTAGTGATTTTATGTGGAGATAAAGAAGCTTCTCCTGTTGTAAATGCTGGTACTTTAAGTCATTAA
- a CDS encoding DUF4177 domain-containing protein, which translates to MKEYKVVTPKLGWKNRNQKYEDCLNQYAREGWTVNTIFQNTGGILFERDKNR; encoded by the coding sequence ATGAAAGAATATAAAGTAGTTACACCAAAATTAGGCTGGAAAAATAGAAACCAAAAATATGAAGATTGTTTAAATCAATATGCAAGAGAAGGTTGGACTGTAAATACAATTTTTCAAAATACAGGTGGCATTTTATTTGAAAGAGATAAAAACAGATAA
- a CDS encoding DUF4177 domain-containing protein, with protein MKEYKFLKQKMSWSNSQNNFEDEINSHAKQGWRVINVYCNTNGGVYALLEKDKNR; from the coding sequence ATGAAAGAATATAAGTTTTTAAAACAAAAAATGAGTTGGTCTAATAGTCAAAATAATTTTGAAGATGAAATCAACTCGCATGCAAAACAAGGTTGGAGAGTAATTAATGTTTACTGCAACACAAATGGTGGTGTTTATGCACTTTTGGAAAAGGATAAAAACAGATAA